The following coding sequences are from one Triticum aestivum cultivar Chinese Spring chromosome 5A, IWGSC CS RefSeq v2.1, whole genome shotgun sequence window:
- the LOC123104392 gene encoding probable glucuronosyltransferase Os02g0520750 produces the protein MVGARHGRLLPVAALLVATCFSPLLLPPAAAVDELDGSGREAQRNTERISGSAGDVLEDNPVGKLKVFVYDLPSKYNKRLVTKDPRCLNHMFAAEIFMHRFLLSSAVRTVNPEEADWFYAPVYTTCDLTRAGLPLPFKSPRMMRSAIQFISKRWPFWNRTDGGDHFFVAPHDFAACFHYQEENAIARGILPLLHRATLVQTFGQKNHVCLKEGSITIPPFAPPQKMQAHLIPPDTPRSIFIYFRGLFYDNGNDPEGGYYARGARASLWENFKNNPLFDISTEHPATYYEDMQRSVFCLCPLGWAPWSPRLVEAVVFGCIPVIIADDIVLPFADAIPWDEIGVFVDEEDVPKLDSILTSIPIDDILRKQRLLANPSMKKAMLFPQPAQPRDAFHQILNGLARKLPHPETIYLQPGEKHLNWTAGPVGDLKPW, from the exons ATGGTGGGCGCGAGGCATGGGCGGCTTCTTCCTGTGGCGGCACTCCTTGTGGCCACCTGCTTCTCCCCTCTCTTGCTACCGCCGGCGGCCGCCGTCGACGAGCTGGATGGGAGTGGGAGGGAGGCTCAGCGGAACACCGAGCGCATCTCAG GAAGTGCTGGTGATGTTCTAGAAGACAATCCTGTTGGCAAGTTGAAGGTTTTCGTCTACGACTTGCCAAGCAAGTACAACAAGAGGCTTGTCACCAAGGATCCCCGATGCCTCAACCACATGTTTGCCGCTGAGATATTCATGCACCGTTTCTTGCTCTCTAGTGCAGTGAGGACGGTTAATCCTGAAGAGGCCGATTGGTTCTATGCTCCTGTTTACACTACTTGTGATCTAACTCGTGCTGGACTTCCGTTACCGTTCAAGTCTCCAAGGATGATGAGAAGCGCGATCCAGTTCATTTCAAAGAGGTGGCCTTTCTGGAATAGAACTGATGGAGGAGATCATTTCTTTGTCGCTCCACATGATTTTGCGGCATGCTTTCACTATCAG GAAGAGAATGCTATTGCGCGTGGAATTCTTCCGTTGCTACACCGTGCTACATTGGTTCAAACATTTGGACAGAAGAATCATGTTTGCTTGAAAGAGGGATCTATTACTATACCACCATTTGCGCCACCACAGAAAATGCAGGCTCACTTAATTCCTCCTGATACACCCCGTTCAATCTTCATTTACTTCAGAGGTTTGTTCTATGACAATGGGAACGACCCTGAGGGTGGGTATTACGCAAG AGGTGCTCGAGCTTCATTGTGGGAGAACTTCAAGAATAATCCTCTGTTTGATATCTCCACCGAACACCCTGCCACCTACTATGAAGATATGCAGCGCTCCGTCTTCTGCTTATGCCCGTTGGGGTGGGCGCCATGGAGTCCTAGGTTGGTGGAGGCTGTGGTTTTTGGCTGCATTCCAGTCATCATAGCTGACGACATCGTGCTGCCTTTCGCCGATGCAATCCCTTGGGACGAAATTGGTGTTTTTGTTGATGAGGAGGATGTGCCAAAGCTTGATTCAATTCTCACGTCGATTCCGATTGATGATATCCTAAGGAAGCAAAGATTGCTCGCCAACCCATCAATGAAGAAGGCCATGCTGTTCCCGCAGCCAGCGCAACCTAGAGATGCATTCCATCAGATTCTAAATGGCCTTGCTCGCAAACTCCCGCACCCAGAGACCATATACTTACAGCCAGGTGAGAAGCATCTCAACTGGACAGCTGGGCCTGTTGGAGACTTGAAGCCTTGGTAA